DNA from Chelonia mydas isolate rCheMyd1 chromosome 3, rCheMyd1.pri.v2, whole genome shotgun sequence:
GGAGCTCGGAGTTTCAGCCCCCCCCGCCACTCCTGGCTTcaaccctggggggggggggggggggctggcttcAGTGGGCCGGGCCCCTCTGCCCTTCTGAAAGGGCTCATGGACCACCAGGAGGTCACagaccctggttgagaaccactgtcatagACCATAAAGAAGTGGCCAGTACCCAACCTCCACAAGAGAAGTAATCTTCTTTAGAGGTGAGAATTTGTAACCTATAGACAAAGGTTGCTGCATGGCTTCCCTCCTTATCCTCGCTAACTCCTCCTGGTGCCAAGTCCGGGAGAGGAGGCCAGCGCTTCTCCTTACTCTGCAGCAGTTTCTACTCCTGCCAGACAGGGGGATGGGCTACAGCATGCTCTCATACTTTTACTTTCTTTCAGTTTTTTCTTGCCAGTCCCCTCTTCCTGGATGTGTGCAACAAATGACCATCCTAAATAAAGAGACCACATTCATGTGTTTTAAACTTGAGTTGAGGTACCACATGGGtcacagaaggaaaaggaaaaaaaatacctcAAGGGAACGTGGATGGAATCCTTGCCTGAATGAAAATGCTGAACAAGTTCTTTAAATTCAGTTGTTAGCTGTGTTATATTACATTGTTAGGCTAGTAAGCAtaaatatttcaaacattttgattGTTCTGAATTTCTTACAGAACTTTGAAACAGCAGTTCAGGAGAATATTACCATTAATGGACACCAATGGCAGGAAACTTCAGATGATGCTGAGCTTCAGAatggtgtgtgtttggtttttaataATGTCTTCACTTTAGTCTAAGCACTTAGCATATTAATCAAGCAATTGTTCCTCCTGTTGTTGCTAACATATGTGATGCTGAGGGAAAAGATCAGACTGAACCCAAGTTTATGTGTGTTCAGATTAATGAGTTACACACACCTTTTCAAGTAAAACCTTTCCCCTAAAACAACCTCCCTatataaaaagaggaaaaataatccaTGAACATGTAAATTCCTGTATCCCTGTGACCTGGAAACAaacggggtgggggagagaactcAGTTTGTTctgaacatttcagttttgtttgatACTCAGTTATCAAGATGTTGGGTGATTTATAAATAATAGGTAAATCACATTTCAAAGTAAAGAAGTTTAAGTTTATATAACCAATGTCCAGTGTAATTATCCTGCATAAGGGTTCATAacaaaaggactaatgcaatatttacaaaataagatttagttttgaaaaaataatCCTCATTTTACATTATCGCTTGTTTTACAGTCCCATTCACTTTGTCTTGTTTCTTCTTATTTTTACTATCTAAATTGAATAGGACAAATGGAAGGGatgttatttttaaagctttaatgcaaaataaatcagatttaacaaaaaaatgaaactaaTGTTCTTCCTAGTAAACTCTCAACCTTTTTTtactttgcaatttttttaaatcatggcaCCCCAGCCTCTGATGTAACTCCCTCACACTGATTGTAAGAGAAATACAGTAACAGTTAACATATAATGGAGCAGGGTTCtgaaactgggggtcaggacccctcagggggtcacgaggttattacatggggggtcgcaagctgtcagcctccaccccaaaccccactttgcctccagtatttataatggtgataaatatacaaaaatatttttaatttataagggggtcacacttagaggcttgctgtgtgaaaggggtcactagtatcAAAGTTTGAGAGTTTCCAATGGATGCAAATTAATGAAAGTCCCACCCCTGCAAAACCACCAGCCAAAGATTAATGACAAGCTAAATTCCTTGTGCATCCTAAGGGAGCAAAATTGATGTTAGGTAATACTACTGTAATTTCCTATACTATCTTGATGGTTGTTTGGTGGTATCTCAAGCCAGTTCTTGTGAGAAAAGTCTGTTTACATCACAGGGATTGGCATCCTTGATTATATCCAGAGACACAAAAGTGGGTGTAATGAATAGATGAAtgggaaaaatgtttattttgcagTGTAACGGTGCTGCACTCACCTCTTGCGAGCACCCCCTGGCTGAGTGCATGTGCCTACACTCTCTCGGTTTGTGGTGGGTCTTTGCTGACTCAGCTCTCCGGCCAAGTCATACATATTGTGTCTGTGAGATAAAAGCAACTTGAACCCATTTtggggtacaagtccaacaggggcTTCTCTCAGTGCCCTCTGATGTCTCTCAGTTTGTCCCTGCTCCGGAATAGAGCAGTGGCTCagggctccttccctggaggtAGTGTCTTCACCCTCTTGGGGCTTCCTGgctacagctctccagctgggccactataGTTCAGTTCCCTCCTTCGGGGTGTCTCACTGTCCACGCCACTTTCCCCAGTGGCTgttgggaaggtggggggaggaccGGGCCTgtccactactccaggtcccagcccagggatcaTGTAGATAGCTATCTGCTGTGTCCCtttatctaaggctatgtctacactaccgcggtaagtcagcctatgctacgcaactccagctacatgaataacgtagctggagtcgatgtaccttaggtcaagttacctTGGAGGGTcggcaggagaaactctcccgtcgacttaccttactcttctcgtcacgggtagagtacaggggtcaactggagggcgatctgctgtcaatttggtaggtcttcactagacccgctaaattgaccaccggtggatcaatctcagagcatcgatcctGGCTGTAAGTGTAGTCCTGCCCTACCTAAGTCATGCTGCTGCTCTGATTCCTTGAGCCACTTCACCACGGCCCTGTGCTGTCTTCACTCTTACGTCAGGACCTTGTCCTGATGGAGTCCCCGCAAtcagctcagggctccttctcaCTCTGCCAGGCTTCTGGCAGCACTACCTCATCCGAGGTCCTATAGCTCTGTCAGCCACCCACACACCATGCACATTCCTAcaactccagcaaggaactgaacttgtTCTGGCTCTGCAGGTCTTCTTATACTGACCTGTTGGGCCCTGAGTGGCTGCTTCctacacagccactctaggcagcttggaggacctctctgctgcccttttctggggtggggtgcggcaGGATCACaaggcgcccagcagggggcctcagggcctagtccacccaGTCACATGCAGTTACtgcttttaatatgttttaattTGTAATAATGGGGATTCTTAGCATCCTCTAGTGTTCACAGAAAACAGTATGGTTCAGTTGCATATACCTGTTAGTGAGTGTCAGGTATTCTTCCTCACATGCAACTTCATGGTTGAGTGAAATTGAAAACACAGGTGTGGACTTGAATGTGGAGGAAGAGTTCCCTGAGCTGCTGCTTGGTCAGCAAGCTCTATAAACGCTGCAACTGATGACCTAGGCTGAGGAAACCAGCAAGCTATGTTCTGGAATCACTTCCTCTTAGCTGAAAGTTTGGATCTGAGGAAATGGATTCTGTTTTAGAGAGTCTTGACTTAAACCAttgtaaaaatagtatttttcaagtttGCATCATCTTGGAAACTTTCTTTATGGAAggatatttttgtttctgttttaatgtGGATCAGTTTTTATtggaatacatttttctttatggAAGACTTTTcccgtttttaaaaaaaaatcaaacaaaaaaagtttgaattttaaaaaaaaaatctgaaaattcttACGAGTAGGTAGAGAAGATTCACCCTAACCCACTTTGGATCATTTTGAATTAATGTCAGTGCTAGTTTCTTATTGGAATATCAGTGGAAACATGCCAGAAATGCTCAAGTCAGCATTTAAGTTTGCAGTTAATACAGTTGTaggagaaatatttattttaacatgtaaACTATTGATTTTCATTACAGTAGTGCAAAATCTGTTACaaaaattcttattttataaGTCTTGTGAattttgggtgtgtgtgtataaataaccCACTTATTTTGATGGGAAAACAAGGTTAGAGCACAACATTGGTTGTTTGCTCTCAACAAATCAAAACTTCAGGGTCGGATTTAgagctattccactttgtataaataagtaCATATTTATTGGACCAGAGACAAACTGATTTATGTAGCCAAAGTAGAACAGTTCCAACAGGAAAGATTGAAAGAGGAATTCCCTCCTCTACCCCAGATAGTCGTCAGCCTGGTGGTCAGAGcactcgcctgagagggaggtgTCTgttattttgtgaaaatgtttggaaGGACTTGGTTTTGTCCCAgtgcagaacaggaaatgttttgaaatctcataaattttcatgggatgggaaaacagTTTCCCACCCTCTTTATTGTTTTGCTTATTGACATTTCTTCCACATCCACTGATGCTGCACAGATTGACCAGTAGAGGGTGCTGAATATCCATCTTTCCGCAATACACTAACATCTAAAATGTGCTCAGCCTTTGGATCGCATGCATTCTAGGATACAGGAATGTAACTGTTACAAAACAGAAGGAAATGGGGTTAGGTTAACTCTAGTTTTCATAGTCTGTAATGATAGAGGATATGACTTTAAATAACATAGGCAGCTGGTTAAAGTTTGTTTGAAACCTCAGACAAATCTAATAGTATTTagctttaaaaattgtcaattgCAATATTTGAGAAGCTAAGAACTTATTTTGGACACTAATACTGCAAACACTACTCACATAATACTTCTCTCCTTATTTTACAGCCAAAGGAAAAATGCCTTGCATATTTTGTCTGAAACTTTTAAGAATTTGctcttagaaaaaaaaaattatgtattaCAGAAAGATCAACTCATAAGTGTGTGGTGTCTGTATAAGTACAGatgtaaaatataatttttatatatttcattGCATAGCACAGTGTCAAGATTACCACCCTTCATCTCCTCagaaaatttaattattttttttaaatgtagtgaaGAATAGCCGCCATTACTGCTGGAAGAAGAGCATTGTCTTAAAAATAGCCAGCCTTTGTTCTGAGTCACAGTATAGTTACAGCACACCTTGTAATAATTCTCAAAGGAGTACAAAATTTGTCTGAAGTCTAGCATGTGTCTTCAGGCTGAATACATGTCTGAAAGGGCTGCCACAAATATCAAAGTAATGGGGTTTAGTAGATCTGACAAAATACTTGTCAAGCTTGAGGTCCTGattcaatgcccattgaagtccatgggagtttttccattgagtttaatgggctttggatcagtaaTCACTTCTAATAGCTAGTTGCTCCAACGTATATTATCTTTGCTGAAGGGAGCTGTTTCTTTCATGAGAACTAGCCTCTTAGAACTTGTCTACTCACAGAAGTTGAACTGCGTTAACTATACTAGTATAGTTATAGCAGAACAatccccctagtgtggatgcaattatagtGGTATAAAGGAGCTTATACTGGTATATCTTACTCGCAAAAGGGAATAACTAGGGGTTGCCTTGCTATAATTACTTTGGAATAAAATCCCACCCCTGACCGAAATAGTTATACCGGTATAAAACTACCAGATGTGTAGCCCATCTCTTAGCAACAACCAATGCTCTCATAAATCTGAAGCTTCTCAGAAGGATTCAAGGCATCCAGGAAATTAGTGTAATGTGTAAGATCTTGTCTGTACGCAGTTATAATATTAAGCTGACTTTCAGTGTTAGAGTTCTAGAAAGCAGTTACTTTTGGACAGTCCCACGTCCTGTTTGTCTGTGAATCAGTCTCTATTTATATTATATTCAGTGTGGAATCTGAGCACTTAGCACATGTACCTTTAGCAGCTTTACACTGCCAGCATGGCTTCGCTGTATTGTATACATTTATGAGGGGATGGGGCATCCCTCATATAGGCTCACTTTACGTGATTTAGACTAATGGATGCTAACTTCTCCAAAAAACATGAAACACAAACCTGACCCCACCCTCTGTAGCTAACTaaatttacttagattgtaagcagtTCAGGATAGAGATCATcttttcattttacatttgtacagtgcctagcgcagtggggcctGATCCCTGATTGGGCTCTCTAAGCATTGTTCCAGTACAAATAACACTTGTTGAGCCAGCTACCCTGAAACGGGATAACAGTAAGGAGACTAAATGCCATGAGAAATTTCAATGCCTGCTGTTAGGGGGAAGGACTGAGCaacattttgctttatttttctttagtttcCTGTAAtaattttagtatttttttttaaagacacttaAAATAACTGTGTACTGTGTCACCttgtttttcttgtgaatttAGGTTCTGACATCAAAATCCTCGAAGATCAGTTTGATGAACTTATAGTAGAGACAGCTACGAAGCGTAAGCAGTGTCCCAGAAAGATATTAGTACATGTAATCAAAACCATGAAAGCAGAGCAAGAAATGTTGGTAAGTATCTTTATTTTGCACTTTGTAAAGATGAAGTCTTAGTAATAAGACTTTATCGCActctgctattaaatctttgctgagatgCAGCAAGACGGTtaagttttttggggttttttgcaataGTTAATGTTTTCAGGTTACAAAGTCAATGTTAATTATGATTTACGGTAGTCCTAAAGTAATTTCCCCAAAGAGACCTCTCCtcttacttttgttactggtggTCCTTTCAGATTTTGCAGTAATACTAATTAAATTATTCTGTTCTACctaaatttttcagcaaaaattacAAAGTTGTTAAAATGTGGCATCACTATACATCACTTTCAACCACTTTTGAGCAATAGTTTTTTATATTTTCCTCATCTTTGGCTGTAAGGCGTCCTCATGGGCAACACAACTCCCACTACCACCACCGTCTCAATATATGTGTCTCGAGGCAGTGGCTTCATATAATAGCCCATAACAATGGAGATCCAGGGCTTCCTTACACTTTTCTCCAAAAACACTCCTCCTGAAAAACAGCTACACCTGCTCTGCACAAGTGTCAATCTCCTACATCTGCCAAAGGGAGGCTGCCTCCTTTAAGGCTCTTCAAGTCAATCCATTAAAAATGCTTGAGCAGTGCAAGTTTTATACTTCCCTCAGTTGGGACTGTTGCCTTCTGTATTTCCAGACTTGCTAACAAAGTGTGTGAGCCACAAGAATTTTGTTCCAATAGTGACTAATGACACAAAGAAGTGACTCTCTTATCCTGATCTGCTCACAATTTTGAGAGGTGACTTGTAGTGGGGAAAATATTGTATGGGTCAGACTTGAATATAAATGTTATTCACCTTTCCCTTGTATTAtaaaaactaaaaacattttCTAACTGTTGAAGATGTTGGTACTGAAATAAGTTTGTTTCCTCCCTCATAGCCTATCATTGCTCATCACTCAATCTGAAGTAAAATCCTAATGCTGAATCTACTATTACATTCATTTCTGCTACAACTGTTTGATGTCAGATCACAAGATTCATGGCAGGGTCAAATAGCAGGAGAACCTGAGTTTTGAGGGAGAATGTTCTTATTCATACACAAATACCTGCAAAGATAGAACAGTGGAAACTGACACTGATTGGCCATATTAATAGCTTTCTGTATAAATGTTCCCTTTGTTCCAAGTTTATCCAGGCTCCATGAAGGGTTACCTAAGAGTTGCTCTGCAGTTCTATTTCCTAAATCATGTAGAAGATGGCAATGCTTCTCCCAAAATACCTAGATTTCAGCTAAAAATCTTGCTTTCCTCTGCACTAACAACTGAGTTTAGAGTTTGGCAAAATAAAGCTTAATATGGTGACTGTACATTTAAATAAGAAATGGACTGACAGAGCTAATTAGATCACTGTTTCTAGCAGTTCTCTGTAGTGGATGTAGAGCACTAATCCCACTAaccatttttattacagtagtaacttgttgtgctaggtactgtgaAAGACATAGATTAAGACACTACTTTAAACCAAGGAAATATTTCagagtgaaaaatattttgaatttatttttgtgtatGCAGAAGCTCTACCAGCCTGTTGTAAAGCAACAAGAGATAAAACCTGAGCCTTCTCAAGGTAAGTGTTTGTCATGACAATGCAAATGTATAGAGATAACACTacctagcacaggggttctcaaactgggggtcgggacccctcagggggtcatgaggttattacatgggggtttgcaagctgtcaacctccaccccaaaccctgcttgcctccagcatttatagtggtgttaaatgtattaaaaagtgtgtttaatttattagggagggtcgcactcagagtcttgctgtgtgaaaggggtcaccagtaaaaaagtttgagacccactgaccTAGCAGAATCACCaaatgcaatttttcaaagaaacaCCAATAAAATTGCTCTCTTTCAAGTGTGACTTTCAGACAAAGTTCATTCTGTTGTCATAGTTATACAAGTGAGAACTTGGTTATTTGAATACACTTCTATTCTGGATGTAACTGTGCAGACATAGAAGCTTGTGGTAGCTGAGCATACTACTACATTGCTTTATTAGCACACATCTAGTTCTCTTGTCCTGAACCTTCATGCTATTACAGGCAGGGCTTTAGGGCAAAAATCAGCCACTAACAAATGATGGGGGTTTGGCAAATATTTTCTGTGGGTCAGATTATCCAATAACTGTGGCagagtttcttgcatcttcctctgtcCACTGCTGTAGACAAGATACCAAACTCAGTGAATCACTGGCTTCATCCATATACGGCAATTGCTGTGTTCCTATTCATGTCTTATGAGACTACCACTTGGTTCTCAACATCAGTCAGTAGGCAAGCAATTGCTAAGAACTGGCTGACCTGGTAAAGAAGCATAAAGTACGCATTTTTGGACATGCTTTTATTATTCAGTACTGAGTGGCATAGAGTggattttcttcttaaaaattaTAACGCTCAAGTCACCTTTTAAAAGTACAACATCAGTGGGACACATATGATATATAAATTGTAACTATTAAAGCAGAAATGAACTATTTAATCAGTGTTCTAAGTTCACTAGGTACAGTACTTTGTAAACAggacactgtccctgccctaaGGAACTTACAGTTAAGAACAAATAAAACATTAAGGGCCATGAGTAGGATGAGTCTTTCAAGGCTTGTCTTTACAAGCTGGATTATCTTCACCACCCTATTTTAAAAGGGTATTGGTTTATTTTTAGCATTTTGAATGCAGTAAATCATACTCTGTGGTTACAAGGTCTTCAGTGTGCCTTGGCGGCACAATGTCATTCacacaatataaaaatatttaaacaaatagaaACATTAACTAGAACTGAGGTAAAGTTTTGATAGAAGCTTTCAATTCTCAAATTGCTGATCTGACTTTACTTTAGGCAATGTTTCCTTTTTGTAACTGAGAGGAGATTGCTCTCAGAAATGCCAGCTTTTGTAGCTAAGGTGACAGCAGAAGCTGTAAAGAACTTCACTTCATAGTTAAGGGTTTTTTTCAGTGGTGGGGTTAGCGTCCACATCTGCAGGTTTAAGCATGGATTAACTTTTTGAACAATAggcagtttttattttgttgccctttttaaacaaagcaacAGCAAGTTATTAACAAAAAGCATGTAGTTTGTGCTGAATCTTAGTATTTGCATAGTCGCTGGGAAGTTAATGCATCCCAGTTTACTAAGTGCAGTGGTCAGAAACCAAAAATGTTTAGATTACTCAATACCTTTCATATCCTTTTTTCATTTCCCTGTGTTTTGGAAAGCCTAGAACAATGAGGAATATAATACTCTCCATGTAAACCTAACCTTTAACCAATAGTGACATGTTAAATGTACTCAATGTGCCATTGTTCCTGATTACCTAGAGGGGTCTCAAGTAACTGCTTTTGTCTTCTCCCTCACAATTTGGGGGAGTCCTTACTTTGTTCAGCCTTCCATCACTCTGTATCCTGTCATCAAAACTTCCTATCGCAGATATACCAGCCTTTTGGATGAGTGTCCATTCATAGTCCATTGCTCTTTCTTTAGTTAGAGGTGTTGCTGTGCAAATACTTTTCCTCCCAAGGTCTGAATAATCCTGCCTGTTGAACATCCTTTGCCATTCCTGAATTATGCAGCCTGACACCTGGATAGGGAATCAGATTAGGTCTCCACTAGTAATACTCTTCCCAGGACAGAGTGCTCATTTTCCTGCTATAGCAGACAAGAGTCCAGGATTGCTTTTGGTAGACTGATGAGGAGCTTGATAGGTCTATTATTCTAGCTTGCAAATTATTccaaattttttattttcctaCTTGTCAGAGTGATCACAAGAACTAATTTTGCATAGAGACTCTCATCCTGTTATTGCCACAGTACGGTAAAATGAAAACGTTTCCTGCATTCTTCATCTACTGTGCAACTTCATTTCTTCCAAACTTCTCTCATCTTTCCAAATTTATCTAATAGAACACCTTCCCATTTTGTTTATAGTGAGTTCTTAATTTTTCTGGAGTAACACTTATCACTCCAGTTTTGCTGAGTGGAAAAGGATAACTGTAACTCTGAATTCTGAGGGCAGCAATTCCAGTTGTATAGCAACAATGAAACCTTTCCTCAAACCTGCTACTTTTGTCTAACTTTCCATTACTGATCTCTTCACATTTGTTGTCTTCTGCCCTACCTTATTGTCTAATATAATGCAATCTTTTAAGCTTCATAAACATGTCACAACAAATAAAACCTAGAAACTGTCTTCCTTCCTTCACAACCTTGTGTTGTCATTGTTTCCTGTGTTTGTCTAATTTAGGTTGcagacctctggggcaggggccttgTATCTTGCTTTTCCTGTCTGCTCCTTGATGAGGCCTTTAGGCAACATAAATGAGTAGGAGTAATAATGGCAACATATAAAACTTAGCACAGAGAGTTATAATTTTAGAGGTGGAAGTTGGTAAATGACCATCCACATCCAGGTTTTTAGAGTGTAAGACCTATGCTATAGGTGAGTTTAAAGACATTTATGCAAGGCCATACTATATTTTCAGTTAGTAGCTCTAACTTTATACAAGTTGCTTACAAGTATTGTGGTGCATGTATGGTAAACAGCAGCCTATCTATACTGGTGGATAAGAAACAATAGAGAGTGCCTCTGGACTTCCTTTGTGGTTTCATGGAGCACATTTACTTACACATCTTTATCAAGAAATCCTAAGATACATACCATTACTTAGCCTTCTCTGGTCTCTCAAAAAATGCTTCAGTCAAGGAGACTTTGAGAACATGGGGTGTGTTGGTTATTTCTCATAAAGTAGCATAAAAGGTGAACAGATAAAAGTAATAAGTGTGAAAGTAAATAgcaaaatatttctcattttgtaGGCTCATATTCGAAGACCCTAGAACCATAGCCCTTAAAAATCTTTAGTTCAGGTCAAAATTAGTTCAGTTACAACATCTGCAAATGTATATAACTAACAGCTCCTGGGTTTGATGTCAGTGAGGGAAGATTACTTGTAAACATTTCTTGTATATTTTTCCTAAGTGAATAACGCTGTGACTGGCTTGTGGCAACCCTCTGAATGTGGAAACAATATTCTTCTCTAAACACGAAATGAGAAAAATGGGTTGTACAATATGACATGAAGCAGTACTGGCTTTAAGTGACGGGAAATCTGAGGgctgcttattttttttcctgctactgGATAACCTATCAAACTATTATTAATGGGATCACTAAATTTACAAAGCAGTTTATTTTTTCAGTTCCCTGTTATATAAAATACTGAATCACAAAATGCCTTAGAAAGCAACAAAGCAGATGTTTAATAATTTTTAGAAGTATTTTTACAGTTCCCCTTGGGGATATTCtcctgctctctcttttttttttttggtcacttcATGATTCTGGGGGAATATAAAATTTTTGATGTTTGTGTTTCTTTGCAGCTTCTCACATGGCAAATCTTAGGCAGGTAACAGGGGTCACATCCAAGCAGATTAGTGAAGCAATGAAGGTAAGATTTCTGTGTGCCTGTTGGGAAGAAATCTTTCATTTAGATTTTTGTCATCTAACATTTAACATTTTCCATCAATGCTGTAAAACAGCCTGATAAAGCAGAAATCCTAACTAGCCAATATATCCTTTTTATACAAAAATTTGCCATCTCTATTTGCAAAATTACTGACTCTACATCTTTATCAGTCGTAAGTGCAGTAGAACCCTTGCTTTGGACTAGGTTTCCTTTAAGACTCTCAGTGAAAGACCTGTAGAAGTATTCTTGTAATTTGGAATATCCACAGTGTTGGAAAGATTTAAAGATTTCAGTGACTGCAGTGTTTGGAACGTTTAAACCATCATTTTAGAATAATGGTATTGCTTCTATCTACTAAATGGCATTTTATCACTTTGGTAAGAAATTTGAAATGAGCTGTAGTATTTCCACCTTATTTATTCTTGATAAACTGTTCATATGTTCTTCTCTTTAGTCTTTAAACTTGCGCTGAAATTTCCTTACATGAGCTGCTAATGCAGACTCTTGCTATTATTGTTCTATGAGTTGGAATTATAGTTGTGAGTTACCAACACTAAAAGATTGTGTTAGGTGGGGATTTTATGGATGTCAAATTCTAGTTAACATGTTTTTTCTAGCCATAATTAATAATGTTAGTTTAATTATGTAACTTGGGATTGGAGatgctttgttgtttttttctttgtagtCCCTACCAGCATTGATAGAAAGAGCAGAGGGATTTTCCCAAGCGTTAACATTGCAGCCCATCTTAGAACTATGCAAGCTTCGCCAAGAAGTCTTTGCTGGCTGTGAGGctaaggaagaaaataaaatccaaagcGTTATAACACAAGTCGAAGTCACACCAGCAGAGGCTGCTGCCAGTAAAAATTCTAATGTTATCCTGAAAAGAAAGAGAACCGCAGATTCGCCACAGTTGAAATACTACCCACTGAGACGAAGAATTACGTTGAATACGTGAAAGTTTTTCTTACACTTACTTTCAAGCTTGAAAATCTACTCTCCCCATTTCCACAGTATAGT
Protein-coding regions in this window:
- the NSL1 gene encoding kinetochore-associated protein NSL1 homolog, with amino-acid sequence MAASLARPGAMEAAAKGPEPPPPPSPALRETRVRCCSKRWVGEVLGLCAPYVRALADGQPGELGAESRERALRDALWNFETAVQENITINGHQWQETSDDAELQNGSDIKILEDQFDELIVETATKRKQCPRKILVHVIKTMKAEQEMLKLYQPVVKQQEIKPEPSQASHMANLRQVTGVTSKQISEAMKSLPALIERAEGFSQALTLQPILELCKLRQEVFAGCEAKEENKIQSVITQVEVTPAEAAASKNSNVILKRKRTADSPQLKYYPLRRRITLNT